Proteins found in one Muntiacus reevesi chromosome 2, mMunRee1.1, whole genome shotgun sequence genomic segment:
- the BPIFA3 gene encoding BPI fold-containing family A member 3 has translation MHSIWRLLVLLSLLALPSALHKPQQPGLVKTHTDSKSALARIIAQGLMKHDTEGRIQNIHLLDSLNASGQMAPGMVGWLIGSMSLQHDQESSANITNAQLDYGGIRMSFHKEWFTANISLGFDIDLRLPFNNHIIKTHESMNLSVEFWLEKDEFGRRDLVIGKCHVEPRSVHMTFLTEAIPPKVNPFLRNFRDNLEKVIPHLIESQVCPLIDEILRQLDVKLLKSLMEQDIAYELNQL, from the exons ATGCATTCTATCTGGAGGCTCCTGGTCCTCCTCAGCTTGCTGGCCTTGCCCTCAGCCCTACATAAGCCACAGCAGCCTGGCCTGGTCAAGACCCACACAGACAGCAAGTCGGCTCTGGCAAGAA TTATTGCCCAGGGCCTCATGAAGCACGACACAGAGGGCCGAATCCAGAACATCCACCTCCTGGACAGTCTGAATGCCTCTGGGCAGATGGCCCCGGGGATGGTGGGCTGGCTAATCGGCAGCATGAGCCTTCAGCACGATCAAGAAAGCAG TGCCAACATTACCAACGCTCAGCTGGACTATGGTGGGATCCGGATGTCTTTCCATAAGGAGTGGTTCACAGCAAACATCTCACTTGGATTTGACATTGACTTGAGACT GCCCTTCAATAACCATATCATAAAGACACACGAAAGCATGAACCTCTCTGTGGAGTTCTGGCTGGAGAAAGATGAGTTTGGCCGGAGGGATCTGGTGATAGGCAAATGCCACGTGGAGCCCAGGAGTGTCCACATGACCTTCCTCACTGA AGCTATTCCACCAAAGGTGAATCCTTTTCTCCGCAACttcagagacaacctggaaaaaGTTATCCCACATCTGATAGAAAGTCAG GTGTGTCCTCTGATTGACGAGATACTCAGGCAGCTGGATGTGAAACTGTTGAAAAGCCTCATGG AACAAGATATTGCTTATGAACTCAACCAACTTTGA